Proteins from one Rosa chinensis cultivar Old Blush chromosome 7, RchiOBHm-V2, whole genome shotgun sequence genomic window:
- the LOC112176065 gene encoding protein FAR1-RELATED SEQUENCE 5 isoform X2, which translates to MEEELVDAGLQVSMSSDDMEEDLQSNHPSSIIEVPIVNGPSMIDVSDAFLSLSTKFFENREDLLSTIRKIGLLQGYVMVIKRSKSNRYVAIGCDRGGCYRTYSTLEEKKKNLASRLIDCPFKILGRRTAEGLWKVEISSLLHNHEPSINMAGHPYCRRFTKDEALQVEQMSRAGIKPRQILSSIRQSNPDLLAVSRNIYSKTAQFRRESLGGRSIIQALLDELGGAGFSHNAKYDHSGHLTHLFFAHPTSIELTKSYSNVFVMDCTYKTNKYKMPLLEIVGVSSFNTSFYSCFVFMQKEEQHDYQWALEMFSKLLGDGNHPLAIVSDRELALMKAVQVVFPMTPNLLCIWHIEKNILAHCKGQFKEDADWVGFMSSWSTLVKSWDVSTFNEAWNRFQIEYKDYSSILTYIGNTWLPWKERFVFAWTGQTSHFGNNVTSRAEGAHGTLKKYLQVSTGGLREVKENICLAIQNQFQEIRTQLASEKIRVPQKLCIPFFKEVINKVSFYALFELQKQYLLANTKDYSSQCKGQFSKTMGLPCVHMIKEMRIEVLPLNQIHEQWRIDTRSFTNDHCASLDHEDPFSSLLFEVKEKYEKQPLMQKENTLRQLSQILGASCPLIFEPTLQPHKGRPVGSNKRKETSSTRREPSYFERVEKAPRKCSGCGNIGHYRNKCPSINKSTTVGTQ; encoded by the exons ATGGAAGAAGAGCTCGTGGATGCTGGGCTGCAAGTTTCTATGTCTTCAGATGATATGGAAGAAGACTTACAATCAAATCACCCGTCTAGTATCATTGAAGTCCCAATTGTCAATG GCCCCTCTATGATTGATGTTTCTGATGCATTCCTCTCATTATCGacgaaattttttgaaaatcgAGAAGACCTTCTCAGTACTATTCGTAAGATTGGGTTGCTGCAAGGGTATGTTATGGTAATCAAAAGATCTAAAAGCAATAGATATGTGGCTATTGGTTGTGATAGAGGTGGTTGTTATCGAACCTACTCTACACttgaggagaagaaaaagaatttagCTTCTCGTCTGATAGATTGCCCTTTCAAAATTCTGGGTAGAAGGACAGCCGAAGGGTTGTGGAAGGTCGAGATAAGTAGCTTGTTACATAACCATGAGCCTTCCATTAACATGGCTGGACATCCATATTGTCGTCGGTTTACGAAAGATGAAGCCTTACAAGTTGAACAAATGAGTCGGGCTGGCATAAAACCACGTCAAATTCTCTCTTCCATTCGACAAAGTAATCCTGATCTTCTAGCTGTTTCCAGAAATATATATAGCAAGACAGCTCAGTTTAGGAGGGAGAGTCTAGGTGGGCGTTCAATTATTCAAGCATTATTAGATGAGCTTGGTGGTGCTGGTTTTTCTCATAATGCCAAATATGATCACTCTGGTCATTTGACTCATCTATTCTTTGCTCATCCCACATCCATTGAGTTGACTAAAAGCTACTCTAATGTCTTTGTGATGGATTGTACTTATAAGACAAATAAGTACAAGATGCCATTACTTGAGATTGTAGGAGTGTCGAGCTTCAACACATCATTCTATTCGTGTTTTGTTTTCATGCAAAAAGAGGAACAACATGATTATCAGTGGGCTCTTGAAATGTTCAGTAAGTTGTTGGGAGATGGTAATCATCCATTGGCAATTGTAAGTGATAGGGAGTTGGCATTAATGAAAGCAGTACAAGTTGTGTTTCCGATGACTCCTAATCTTTTATGCATATGGCATATTGAAAAAAATATTCTTGCACATTGTAAGGGTCAGTTTAAGGAAGATGCAGATTGGGTTGGTTTTATGTCTTCTTGGAGTACCCTTGTAAAGTCTTGGGACGTGTCGACATTTAATGAAGCTTGGAACCGTTTTCAAATTGAGTACAAAGACTATTCTTCCATTTTGACTTACATTGGCAATACTTGGCTTCCATGGAAAGAGAGGTTTGTATTTGCATGGACCGGACAAACTTCACACTTTGGTAATAATGTTACTTCTAGAGCAGAAGGTGCACATGGAACCTTAAAGAAATATCTTCAAGTTTCTACTGGTGGTCTCCGTGAAGTGAAGGAAAATATTTGTCTTGCTATTCAAAATCAGTTTCAAGAAATTAGAACTCAACTTGCAAGTGAAAAGATTCGTGTTCCTCAAAAGCTTTGCATCCCTTTCTTTAAAGAAGTGATTAATAAGGTGTCTTTCTATGCTTTGTTTGAGTTACAAAAGCAATATTTGTTGGCAAATACCAAAGACTATTCATCCCAATGCAAGGGCCAATTTTCCAAAACCATGGGTCTTCCATGTGTGCACATGATCAAGGAGATGAGGATTGAAGTGCTGCCTTTAAATCAGATTCATGAGCAATGGAGGATTGACACAAGATCATTCACTAATGATCATTGTGCAAGCTTGGATCATGAAGATCCATTTAGTAGTCTTTTATTTGAGGTTAAGGAGAAGTATGAAAAACAGCCGCTTAtgcaaaaagaaaatacattaAGGCAGCTTTCTCAGATTCTTGGTGCATCTTGTCCTTTAATTTTTGAACCTACTCTTCAACCTCACAAAGGTCGTCCGGTAGGAtcaaataaaagaaaggaaacTAGCTCTACAAGGCGGGAACCTTCATATTTTGAGAGAGTGGAGAAGGCACCTCGAAAATGTAGTGGATGCGGTAATATTGGCCATTATCGTAACAAGTGTCCATCAATTAATAAGTCTACCACAGTAGGAACACAGTGA
- the LOC112176065 gene encoding protein FAR1-RELATED SEQUENCE 5 isoform X1, translating to MEEELVDAGLQVSMSSDDMEEDLQSNHPSSIIEVPIVNGKYYVLSLLLCSELIILFFFDILEGPSMIDVSDAFLSLSTKFFENREDLLSTIRKIGLLQGYVMVIKRSKSNRYVAIGCDRGGCYRTYSTLEEKKKNLASRLIDCPFKILGRRTAEGLWKVEISSLLHNHEPSINMAGHPYCRRFTKDEALQVEQMSRAGIKPRQILSSIRQSNPDLLAVSRNIYSKTAQFRRESLGGRSIIQALLDELGGAGFSHNAKYDHSGHLTHLFFAHPTSIELTKSYSNVFVMDCTYKTNKYKMPLLEIVGVSSFNTSFYSCFVFMQKEEQHDYQWALEMFSKLLGDGNHPLAIVSDRELALMKAVQVVFPMTPNLLCIWHIEKNILAHCKGQFKEDADWVGFMSSWSTLVKSWDVSTFNEAWNRFQIEYKDYSSILTYIGNTWLPWKERFVFAWTGQTSHFGNNVTSRAEGAHGTLKKYLQVSTGGLREVKENICLAIQNQFQEIRTQLASEKIRVPQKLCIPFFKEVINKVSFYALFELQKQYLLANTKDYSSQCKGQFSKTMGLPCVHMIKEMRIEVLPLNQIHEQWRIDTRSFTNDHCASLDHEDPFSSLLFEVKEKYEKQPLMQKENTLRQLSQILGASCPLIFEPTLQPHKGRPVGSNKRKETSSTRREPSYFERVEKAPRKCSGCGNIGHYRNKCPSINKSTTVGTQ from the coding sequence ATGGAAGAAGAGCTCGTGGATGCTGGGCTGCAAGTTTCTATGTCTTCAGATGATATGGAAGAAGACTTACAATCAAATCACCCGTCTAGTATCATTGAAGTCCCAATTGTCAATGGTAAGTATTATGTGCTATCACTTTTATTATGTTCAGAgctaattattttgtttttctttgatatACTTGAAGGCCCCTCTATGATTGATGTTTCTGATGCATTCCTCTCATTATCGacgaaattttttgaaaatcgAGAAGACCTTCTCAGTACTATTCGTAAGATTGGGTTGCTGCAAGGGTATGTTATGGTAATCAAAAGATCTAAAAGCAATAGATATGTGGCTATTGGTTGTGATAGAGGTGGTTGTTATCGAACCTACTCTACACttgaggagaagaaaaagaatttagCTTCTCGTCTGATAGATTGCCCTTTCAAAATTCTGGGTAGAAGGACAGCCGAAGGGTTGTGGAAGGTCGAGATAAGTAGCTTGTTACATAACCATGAGCCTTCCATTAACATGGCTGGACATCCATATTGTCGTCGGTTTACGAAAGATGAAGCCTTACAAGTTGAACAAATGAGTCGGGCTGGCATAAAACCACGTCAAATTCTCTCTTCCATTCGACAAAGTAATCCTGATCTTCTAGCTGTTTCCAGAAATATATATAGCAAGACAGCTCAGTTTAGGAGGGAGAGTCTAGGTGGGCGTTCAATTATTCAAGCATTATTAGATGAGCTTGGTGGTGCTGGTTTTTCTCATAATGCCAAATATGATCACTCTGGTCATTTGACTCATCTATTCTTTGCTCATCCCACATCCATTGAGTTGACTAAAAGCTACTCTAATGTCTTTGTGATGGATTGTACTTATAAGACAAATAAGTACAAGATGCCATTACTTGAGATTGTAGGAGTGTCGAGCTTCAACACATCATTCTATTCGTGTTTTGTTTTCATGCAAAAAGAGGAACAACATGATTATCAGTGGGCTCTTGAAATGTTCAGTAAGTTGTTGGGAGATGGTAATCATCCATTGGCAATTGTAAGTGATAGGGAGTTGGCATTAATGAAAGCAGTACAAGTTGTGTTTCCGATGACTCCTAATCTTTTATGCATATGGCATATTGAAAAAAATATTCTTGCACATTGTAAGGGTCAGTTTAAGGAAGATGCAGATTGGGTTGGTTTTATGTCTTCTTGGAGTACCCTTGTAAAGTCTTGGGACGTGTCGACATTTAATGAAGCTTGGAACCGTTTTCAAATTGAGTACAAAGACTATTCTTCCATTTTGACTTACATTGGCAATACTTGGCTTCCATGGAAAGAGAGGTTTGTATTTGCATGGACCGGACAAACTTCACACTTTGGTAATAATGTTACTTCTAGAGCAGAAGGTGCACATGGAACCTTAAAGAAATATCTTCAAGTTTCTACTGGTGGTCTCCGTGAAGTGAAGGAAAATATTTGTCTTGCTATTCAAAATCAGTTTCAAGAAATTAGAACTCAACTTGCAAGTGAAAAGATTCGTGTTCCTCAAAAGCTTTGCATCCCTTTCTTTAAAGAAGTGATTAATAAGGTGTCTTTCTATGCTTTGTTTGAGTTACAAAAGCAATATTTGTTGGCAAATACCAAAGACTATTCATCCCAATGCAAGGGCCAATTTTCCAAAACCATGGGTCTTCCATGTGTGCACATGATCAAGGAGATGAGGATTGAAGTGCTGCCTTTAAATCAGATTCATGAGCAATGGAGGATTGACACAAGATCATTCACTAATGATCATTGTGCAAGCTTGGATCATGAAGATCCATTTAGTAGTCTTTTATTTGAGGTTAAGGAGAAGTATGAAAAACAGCCGCTTAtgcaaaaagaaaatacattaAGGCAGCTTTCTCAGATTCTTGGTGCATCTTGTCCTTTAATTTTTGAACCTACTCTTCAACCTCACAAAGGTCGTCCGGTAGGAtcaaataaaagaaaggaaacTAGCTCTACAAGGCGGGAACCTTCATATTTTGAGAGAGTGGAGAAGGCACCTCGAAAATGTAGTGGATGCGGTAATATTGGCCATTATCGTAACAAGTGTCCATCAATTAATAAGTCTACCACAGTAGGAACACAGTGA
- the LOC112179597 gene encoding phosphatidylinositol transfer protein CSR1 translates to MKIRQAHVFPTRGGTRRLIALRRSGVVLLRLYTTYPEMELRLCNPFRHIIPLPSNYSNQITSSSQARSLSVRSSHLGPNESRKLVLEVKEKLEKDHQSLPVGKNGRDDEDFILWFLKDRKFSVQESVEKLHKAIKWRQEFGVSELSQDSVKNIAETGKAYVHDFLDVNGRPVLIVDAAKHFPAVHDPAENEKLCVFLIEKALSALPEGREEILGIFDLRGFGTENSDLKFITFLFDVFYCYYPKRLGQVLFVDAPFIFKPIWQLAKPLLKSYASVVRFCSVETVRKEYFTEATLPAKFRD, encoded by the exons ATGAAGATAAGACAAGCGCACGTGTTTCCCACACGTGGAGGCACTCGAAGACTCATCGCCCTCCGCAGAAGTGGCGTTGTTCTTCTTCGTCTTTACACCACTTACCCAGAAATGGAGCTCCGCCTGTGTAATCCATTTCGTCACATTATTCCTCTTCCTTcaaattactccaatcaaattACATCTTCCTCCCAAGCTCGTAGCTTATCGGTTCGAAGCTCCCACTTAGGCCCCAACGAATCACGCAAG CTAGTTTTGGAAGTGAAGGAGAAGCTTGAGAAAGATCATCAAAGTCTTCCGGTAGGCAAAAATGGAAGAGATGATGAGGACTTCATTCTCTGGTTTCTCAAGGACCGAAAATTTTCAGTCCAAGAATCAGTTGAAAAATTGCACAAGGCAATT AAATGGCGTCAAGAATTTGGCGTGTCTGAGTTGTCTCAAGATTCAGTGAAGAACATTGCTGAAACTGGAAAGGCTTATGTGCACGACTTTCTGGATGTTAATGGTAGACCAGTTCTTATAGTGGATGCTGCTAAGCATTTTCCTGCT GTGCATGATCCTGCTGAGAATGAGAAGCTCTGTGTATTTTTGATTGAGAAGGCATTGAGTGCCCTTCCTGAAGGGAGAGAAGAAATACTCGGAATCTTTGATCTCCGAGGCTTCGGTACAGAGAATTCTGATTTAAAGTTTATAACATTTTTG TTTGATGTATTCTACTGTTATTACCCAAAGCGATTGGGCCAAGTCCTCTTCGTGGATGCTCCTTTTATATTCAAACCTATTTGGCAGCTTGCAAAACCCTTGTTGAAATCATATGCTTCGGTG GTGAGGTTTTGCTCTGTGGAGACTGTCAGGAAGGAATATTTTACAGAAGCAACACTACCGGCCAAATTTAGAGACTGA